A single region of the Halopiger xanaduensis SH-6 genome encodes:
- a CDS encoding ParA family protein, with protein MNGLTVMLQKGGVGKTTIATNLADRLAARGHEVVLVDVDPQGSATEALGCGDAYTADTHLAHVLDPDDPSSASDLLRTDTEPWGVDLVPSNAALHQVSATIQTADDGEAKLYRSLVRPLSDRYDWIVFDAPPTIGPLADAALVATRRAVLPMQLSKPSADALVRTVTNQLFPLSDRLPDSDPIEILAIVPNRVKGDNEERRVLEALEDSQFDRFLPGFARSSHLERDDSPGPGIRERIAFRRAYRDGVSLAAHDETVDMIDRFDALAALADETVKPDENE; from the coding sequence ATGAACGGACTCACCGTCATGTTACAGAAGGGCGGCGTCGGCAAAACGACGATCGCGACCAACCTGGCCGATCGGCTCGCGGCCCGCGGCCACGAGGTGGTGCTCGTCGACGTCGATCCGCAAGGGAGCGCGACGGAGGCGCTCGGCTGCGGCGACGCCTACACCGCCGATACCCACCTGGCACACGTCCTCGATCCGGACGATCCGTCCTCCGCGAGCGATCTGCTCCGGACGGACACCGAGCCGTGGGGCGTCGATCTCGTCCCCTCGAACGCGGCGCTCCACCAGGTCAGCGCGACGATCCAGACGGCCGACGACGGCGAAGCGAAACTCTACCGCTCGCTCGTCCGTCCGCTGTCGGACCGGTACGACTGGATCGTCTTCGACGCGCCGCCGACGATCGGCCCGCTCGCCGACGCGGCGCTGGTCGCGACGCGGCGAGCCGTGTTGCCGATGCAGCTGTCGAAACCGAGCGCCGACGCGCTGGTGCGAACGGTGACGAACCAGCTGTTTCCGCTCTCGGATCGCCTTCCCGACTCGGACCCGATCGAAATCCTCGCGATCGTCCCTAACCGCGTCAAGGGGGACAACGAGGAACGGCGCGTCCTCGAGGCGCTCGAGGACAGCCAGTTCGACCGGTTCCTTCCGGGGTTCGCCCGCTCGAGTCACCTCGAGCGAGACGACTCGCCGGGGCCCGGCATCCGCGAACGGATCGCGTTTCGGCGAGCCTACCGGGACGGGGTGTCATTGGCGGCTCACGACGAAACGGTCGACATGATCGATCGGTTCGACGCGCTGGCGGCGCTGGCCGACGAGACCGTCAAACCGGACGAAAACGAATAA
- a CDS encoding alkaline phosphatase family protein encodes MGLFDRLRGDDAPRVAFIGVDGVPYSLLAENEDLFPNFAAIADDGTAGEISSIVPPESSACWPSLTTGVNPGETGVYGFQDREVGTYDTYVPMGRDVQADRVWDRVQEEGRQATVMNVPVTFPPERNVQRMVSGFLSPGLEKAAHPDDVREYLEGLDYRIDVNPKLGHQEDKSEFIEDAHATVDARFEAFRHYIEEDDWDLFFGVFMTTDRVNHFLFKDYERDGEYKDEFIEFYQKVDDYIGRLRESLPEDVTMIVASDHGFTSLDYEVHFNEWLRENGWLSFKTDDPEELGDISDDTKAYSFIPGRFYINLEGREPRGSVPEEEYDEVRDQLKSELLELEGPEGRQVVDRVVEKEDAFRGDHDDIAPDLVAIPNKGFDLKSGFKGDAEIFDTGPRNGMHSFDNTSLYIDHPDATIGDADLFDITPTILDLMDVEYSRGELDGASLL; translated from the coding sequence ATGGGTCTGTTCGATCGACTGCGGGGCGACGACGCTCCCCGCGTCGCGTTTATCGGCGTCGACGGTGTGCCGTATAGTCTCTTAGCAGAGAACGAGGATCTATTCCCCAACTTCGCGGCGATCGCCGACGACGGAACCGCAGGCGAGATTTCGAGCATCGTGCCGCCCGAATCCAGCGCCTGCTGGCCGTCCCTAACCACCGGCGTCAATCCCGGCGAAACGGGCGTCTACGGGTTCCAAGACCGCGAAGTCGGAACCTACGACACGTACGTGCCGATGGGGCGAGACGTTCAGGCGGACCGCGTCTGGGACCGCGTTCAGGAGGAAGGCCGTCAGGCCACCGTGATGAACGTCCCCGTCACGTTCCCGCCAGAGCGCAACGTCCAGCGGATGGTCTCCGGCTTCCTCTCGCCCGGCCTCGAGAAGGCCGCCCACCCCGACGACGTCCGCGAGTACCTCGAGGGGCTGGACTACCGGATCGACGTCAACCCGAAACTCGGCCACCAGGAGGACAAGTCGGAGTTCATCGAGGACGCCCACGCGACCGTCGACGCGCGGTTCGAGGCGTTCCGCCACTACATCGAGGAGGACGACTGGGACCTCTTCTTCGGCGTCTTCATGACGACCGACCGGGTCAACCACTTCCTGTTCAAGGACTACGAGCGCGACGGCGAGTACAAGGACGAGTTCATCGAATTCTACCAGAAGGTCGATGACTACATCGGCCGCCTGCGCGAGTCGCTGCCGGAGGACGTCACCATGATCGTCGCCTCCGACCACGGCTTTACTAGCTTGGACTACGAGGTCCACTTCAACGAGTGGCTCCGAGAGAACGGCTGGCTCTCCTTCAAGACCGACGACCCCGAGGAGTTGGGCGACATTTCCGACGACACGAAGGCCTACTCGTTCATCCCCGGTCGCTTCTACATCAACCTCGAGGGCCGCGAACCCCGCGGCTCCGTCCCCGAAGAAGAGTACGACGAGGTCCGCGACCAGCTCAAGTCGGAGTTGCTCGAGCTCGAGGGGCCCGAGGGCCGGCAGGTCGTCGACCGCGTCGTCGAGAAGGAAGACGCCTTCCGCGGCGACCACGACGACATCGCGCCGGACCTGGTCGCGATTCCGAACAAGGGCTTCGACCTCAAATCCGGCTTCAAGGGCGACGCCGAAATCTTCGACACCGGCCCGCGCAACGGAATGCACAGCTTCGACAACACGTCGCTGTACATCGACCACCCCGACGCGACCATCGGCGATGCCGACCTGTTCGACATCACGCCGACGATCCTCGACCTGATGGACGTCGAGTACAGCCGCGGCGAGCTCGACGGCGCGAGCCTGCTCTAA
- a CDS encoding inorganic diphosphatase encodes MVNLWEDLETGPNPPEEIYAVVECLKGERNKYEYDKDVPGVVLDRVLHSNVHYPSDYGFIPQSYYDDEDPFDVLVLVEDQTFPGCVIEARPVALMKMDDDGEQDDKVIAVPSEDPRYDHIEDLEDIPQQQLDEIDEFFATYKNLEEGKEVETQGWEDKQAAYDAIEHAQELYEENFQ; translated from the coding sequence ATGGTCAACCTCTGGGAAGACCTCGAGACTGGACCGAATCCGCCGGAAGAGATCTACGCCGTCGTCGAGTGTCTCAAGGGCGAGCGCAACAAGTACGAGTACGACAAGGACGTTCCGGGCGTCGTGCTGGACCGCGTGCTCCACAGCAACGTCCACTACCCCTCCGACTACGGGTTCATCCCGCAGTCGTACTACGACGACGAGGACCCCTTCGACGTCCTCGTCCTCGTCGAGGATCAGACGTTCCCGGGCTGCGTCATCGAGGCCCGTCCCGTCGCCCTGATGAAGATGGACGACGACGGCGAGCAGGACGACAAGGTCATCGCCGTCCCCAGCGAGGACCCCCGATACGACCACATCGAGGACCTCGAGGACATCCCGCAGCAGCAACTCGACGAGATCGACGAGTTCTTCGCGACCTACAAGAACTTGGAGGAGGGCAAGGAAGTCGAGACGCAGGGCTGGGAGGACAAACAGGCTGCCTACGACGCGATCGAGCACGCCCAGGAGCTCTACGAAGAGAACTTCCAGTAA
- a CDS encoding DUF7108 family protein, with amino-acid sequence MPTSDSNGSPDEPDGETDTGSGADTESDELPDDVVDDAERLAHLERAAVDDNEADAYAERRDDILEDHDFTSRIREEDDATLVLHPEEWHDDEAGVIRTDRIDDLSRAVEIPLEGTGDPDDWDDVDEHNRELVAAVREEHGDVHGANAETLADFVGNHYAKPIESLTGSELREFRTDYYVRNAWPSEKQQDVIDESIALVYDAADEPVPEFDS; translated from the coding sequence ATGCCGACGAGCGACTCGAACGGATCCCCGGACGAGCCGGACGGAGAAACCGACACGGGCAGCGGCGCCGATACGGAGTCCGACGAACTCCCCGACGACGTCGTCGACGACGCCGAACGACTCGCCCACCTCGAGCGAGCGGCGGTCGACGACAACGAGGCGGACGCCTACGCCGAGCGGCGCGACGACATTCTCGAGGACCACGATTTCACGTCTCGGATCCGCGAGGAAGACGACGCGACGCTCGTGCTCCACCCCGAGGAGTGGCACGACGACGAGGCCGGCGTCATCAGAACCGACCGGATCGACGACCTCTCGCGGGCCGTCGAAATTCCGCTCGAGGGGACCGGCGATCCGGACGACTGGGACGACGTCGACGAACACAACCGCGAACTCGTCGCCGCAGTCAGAGAGGAGCACGGCGACGTCCACGGCGCTAACGCCGAAACGCTGGCCGATTTCGTCGGCAACCACTACGCGAAGCCGATCGAATCGCTCACGGGATCGGAACTCCGGGAGTTTCGGACCGACTACTACGTCCGCAATGCGTGGCCGTCAGAAAAACAGCAGGACGTGATCGACGAATCGATCGCGCTCGTGTACGACGCGGCCGACGAGCCGGTGCCCGAATTCGACTCGTAG
- the yqeC gene encoding selenium cofactor biosynthesis protein YqeC: protein MTPAEALCVAVDEADGAKEQREQVRFDPTAAVAVVGAGGKKTTLYTLAEQLERAVVTASVRIPIFDSAVSRVAVTESPLEALRSAEPADFPLGLVPEREGDSRYLGYDTVAVDRIIEAHDGPVLIKADGARMREFKAPNDREPQIPSATDVVVPIASAHVVGEPLTDEVVHRPERVAAVAADTGLDIEVGDVIEPVHVAAVLASEQGGLKGAPEGAAVVPLVNKVDDADDEAVARDIASAFYEQFEGLERGGEREREQDDGDAGITVDLDANGRRALVPYVVLARMAEGVVVDRV, encoded by the coding sequence ATGACGCCAGCCGAGGCCCTCTGCGTCGCCGTCGACGAGGCAGACGGAGCGAAGGAGCAACGGGAGCAGGTACGGTTCGATCCGACCGCCGCAGTCGCCGTCGTCGGCGCCGGCGGCAAGAAGACCACGCTGTACACCCTCGCCGAGCAACTCGAGCGGGCCGTCGTCACCGCGTCGGTTCGCATTCCGATCTTCGACTCCGCCGTGAGCCGCGTCGCCGTGACCGAGTCGCCCCTCGAGGCGCTTCGGTCGGCCGAGCCGGCGGATTTCCCCCTCGGGCTCGTGCCCGAACGGGAGGGCGACTCGCGCTACCTCGGCTACGACACCGTCGCCGTCGACCGGATCATCGAGGCTCACGACGGCCCGGTACTGATCAAGGCCGACGGAGCCCGCATGCGCGAGTTCAAGGCGCCGAACGACCGGGAACCCCAAATTCCGTCGGCGACGGACGTCGTCGTCCCGATCGCCAGCGCCCACGTCGTCGGCGAACCGCTCACCGACGAGGTCGTCCACCGCCCGGAACGGGTCGCAGCCGTCGCTGCCGATACGGGACTGGACATCGAGGTGGGGGACGTCATCGAACCGGTACACGTCGCGGCCGTCCTCGCCAGCGAGCAGGGGGGACTGAAGGGAGCGCCCGAAGGCGCGGCCGTCGTTCCGCTGGTCAACAAGGTCGACGACGCCGACGACGAGGCGGTCGCTCGCGACATCGCGAGCGCGTTCTACGAGCAGTTCGAGGGCCTCGAGCGAGGGGGAGAACGAGAGCGGGAGCAAGACGACGGTGACGCCGGCATCACGGTCGATCTGGACGCGAACGGTCGACGGGCGCTCGTTCCCTACGTCGTCCTCGCGCGGATGGCCGAGGGGGTCGTCGTCGATCGCGTCTGA
- a CDS encoding PadR family transcriptional regulator — MSEAQSITGEQGIARELTAFQTNILVILAKEPMYGLAIKRELEEYYGTEVNHGRLYPNLDELVELGLVEKSELDKRTNQYSLTDDGYEAVLDGVRWTLSKVVTGEDRADEIREIVDESLEN, encoded by the coding sequence ATGTCAGAGGCACAATCAATCACCGGCGAACAGGGCATCGCACGCGAACTTACCGCATTCCAGACGAATATCCTCGTCATCCTCGCCAAGGAGCCGATGTACGGCCTGGCGATCAAGCGAGAACTCGAGGAGTACTACGGGACCGAGGTCAACCACGGTCGTCTCTACCCGAACCTCGACGAGCTCGTCGAACTCGGCCTGGTCGAGAAGAGCGAACTCGACAAGCGAACGAACCAGTACTCGCTGACCGACGACGGCTACGAGGCCGTCCTCGACGGCGTCCGCTGGACGCTCTCGAAGGTCGTCACGGGCGAGGATCGCGCGGACGAGATCCGCGAGATCGTCGACGAGAGTCTCGAGAACTAA